ACATGGTACATTTGTCCTTCTTTATCAGGTAATTGACCTGTTCCAAATCCAGAGGCTTCATTAACCAAAAGTGGTAATTGATATTCGGTATAACCAGCTTCGGTATTTTTATCTAAAAAATAAGCAATTAATGCTCGTTGTAATCTGGCGCCTTTTCCTTTATATACTGGGAAGCCAGCTCCAGTAATTTTGTTGCCTAATTCAAAATCTATTATATCATATTTTTTCGCTAATTCCCAATGAGGTAAGGCATTTTCGTGAAGGGTTGGAATGGTTCCTTCTTTGAAAACCTCCTCATTATCATCTTCAGAATTTCCAGTTGGAACGAGTTCATTGGGAACATTTGGAATTTGATATAATAATTGATTTAAAGCTTCAACAGTTTCATTTAATGTATCTGTTAATTCTTTGGATTGACTTTTTAAATTGGTAGTACGGGCTTTAAGCGCATTTGCTTTTTCAGCCTGACCAGATTTGTATAGGGTACCAATTTCTTTAGAAAGCGTATTGGATTCTGATAGTGTATTATCCAGTAAGGTTTGTTCTTGGCGTCTTTTTTCGTCCAGCGCAATGACTTCATTGATCATTTTGGTAGCATCAATTTGGCGTTTTGCCAAACGTTCAATAACCAAATCTTTATGCTCTCTAATAAAAGGTACTTGTAACATGTGATAAAATTTTAAGCGGCAAATTTACGTAATTACCGTGTGAAATAATCTTGTTTTGGTGGTAAAATCCATTCGCTATGCTTAAATGCGGACCACTTGGTTGCGGCTATATCTATTTTTGGATTAATAAACGGAATATAACTGCGTCCATTCACGCTTATTCTACAGTCCACAAAAACAGAAACATCTTGTCCTTTTTTAGCAAAATCTTCTTTTAATATTTGCGCAAACTGCCATATAACATCTGCTTTAGCACTGGCTAAACGCTTTTGTTTAGGTGTTAAATAATAGTCTAAATTAATAGTGGTTCTCACTTGTGTTTTTTTATCCACAACATGATAAAGGGTATGGCCACTTTTTGAGCGCAGCATCATGCGCCAAGACATTCTATGGCCTTCCTCCGTCCATAAAACCGATTGTGGAAAAACATGTTGACGTAAAGGCAATAAAATTTGAACTAAAAAGTAGATGCCGAAAACAGTAAGCATCGGTTTTTTATAGGGTGGAATAATTACTTCAGAACCTTCATAAAAAGGTTTTCGTTTTAAAAATATGCGATGTATTGTTTTAGGCTCAAAAAAGAATAAGGCGAAAGCAAGGGATAAGTATGGGAAAATTCCAACTTGAAAAACAAAGGAGTTGAACAGATGGAAAAATATAGAAGCAAAAAACGCGAGTTTTCGTGTTGGTTTATAAAGCAGTAAAGGAATTATTAAACCATCGAATAGAATGCCGCCATAAGCTAGAAAATAGTGCATCCATTCATTTTGTAGGAATTCACCAATTAAAAAATAATGCTCCTTACTTTTCATTAAAATAGCCATAACAGAAGCGTCTAGCCAATCTGGATATAATTTGGCAATGGAACCGTAGGTATAAACAATAAACATCTGTAAAACAAAAATATACCTGCACCAATTTGGCATCGCTATTTCCTTAATTTTCGGATTTAATTTGGCATCTATTGAAACATTTTTATGTGCTGGCAAAATAATCATGATAGCACTTAAAAGAACCAATAAATAGTAATGGTTGTTATACGATGATTTTTGCATTAAATACGTGCCGGTCCATAACAGTGTAAACATAAAAGCACTCACACGATATTTGTATCCTAGCATAATAAAAAGGCCAAAAAGACCCATAATGGTGTAGTAAATATACATGCCATTACCCGGTAACGGCTGCAGCCATTCAAAGCCAATAAAAGAAAATGTAAACTGGGGATCAATTAATGTTCGCTTAATCCAACCAGTGAAAATGGCACCAATAGATTCCAACAAACAAAGAAGACCGAAAATAATCCGAAAAACTATTAAGGCCGAATTATCTACTTGTTTAAAAAGAAAATTAGTGAGTCGCATGATTTTTTATATACTGTAAAGCGGTTTGTTTATCCTTTTCTAATTGTGCCTGTAATTCGGTCACGGAATTAAATTTCTGCTCGTCTCGGATGCGTTCAAGCATATCTATTTTTAATTTAGAACCATATAACGATGCTTCTAAATTAAAGAAATTTATTTCAATGGATTGATTGTTTTCTGGATTTACCGTGGGATTTGTGCCTATATTCATCATCCCAAAATAGATGTGATTGTTTATTTTAGATTTAATCACATAAACGCCATCTGCTGGTATTAGTTTATAGTGTTCTTCAATATGCAGATTAGCCGTTGGAAAACCTATTTCTTTACCTAATCCTTTACCGTGAATTACGGTTCCGGTCAACATGTAGTTATAACCTAAATAACTATTGGCTGTTTTTATGTCTCCATTTAATAGTGCTGTTCTAATTTTTGTAGAACTAACAGAAACATCATTGATGTCTTGTGCTGAAATTTCTTCAACTTCAAATTGATAGTCAATACCAAATTGGCGTAAATCATCAATATTGGCTGTTCTATTCCTTCCAAAATGGTGGTCGTAACCAATAATAACTTTTTTAGCTCGCAGTTGTTTTACTAAAATGTCTGAAACAAAATCTTCCGCCTTTAGTCGGGAAAATGCTTTAGTAAACTTTTTAATAACCAAATAATCCAACCCGTGAGCTTCCATGATGGCTGCTTTTTCATCTATAGTGTTGAGTAATTTGATGGTGGTGTCTTTCTGCAGCACCATTCTTGGGTGTGGAAAAAAGGTCATTATAGCTGATTTTAGAGCATTATTTTTAGCAGATGTAACTAGTTTTTCTATTATTTTTTGATGTCCAATATGAACACCATCAAATGTACCAATGGTAACAACAGTTTCATTCTCAAAGTCGCTATGTTGCGTTTGTATTATTTTCAATGGAAAAAAGTATTTGTACAAAAATAGAAAAGCGGATTGATATAAATACCAATCCGCTTTTAAGTTTTAAAAGAAACGTTTTTTTATTTCTTAATAAATGGTATTGTAAGTGATGAATTGTCTTTACGTATTTTAATAAAGTACATGCCATTACTTATATCAGATGTATTGATTTGTAAATCTGAAGCGCCTAAAATAGTAGCCGTTTTAACAACTTGACCAAGCATGTTGTATACAGCATAACTATCAGGCAAGTTAGCATCCGTAGTTTTAATATTTAAAACAGATGTTGTTGGGTTTGGATAAACGGACAACGTGGAAGCCATTTCAAATGCATCAACAGATAATAACGCTAATTGTGTACCAAAAACATAAGTTCCTTCAAGACCTGATGTAAAGGAAGCTGCTAATTTGGAATCAGATCCAAAAGCAGAAATAGTAATAGCTGCCACTTCATTAGTGAGTTCATTTTTCACAAAAAGTTCACTTCTAGAATTTCCTGTTAGTGCTTCCCAACCCGCAAGTTCGGCTTCACTGAAGTAGAAGTTGATAGTTGAAGCATCAGATGTGCTAACGTTAGTTGTAGTAATATTGAATGTTTTAGCGGTAACAAAAGAATCTGGATCGGTATTAGCGCCATACATAACTGCTGCTGCTCCTGCAGTTGCTACATCTCTAGAAACTGAAACGTCCACGCATGCATAGTTAAAGCCACCTGTATTGTCCACGTCAATCATAACGTTTCCAGTGTTAGTATCTGTAAAATAGGCCATTCCAACCTCATTAATTCCAGCTGTAGTTGCTGTATTAACTAGTGTTTGAGCGCCCGTAGTTGTGTCTGCAGTAACAGAAACATCATCCAACATAAATACAAACTCATCGGCGGAAACTACATGAAACGTGATGTAAATATCTTGACCATCATAAGCTGATAAATCATACGTGTATTCTGTCCATTCTAATGGTGGAATAACGTATGGTGCAGGTGTAATGATGGTGAAACTAGCAGGGTTAGTGTCCGTAGTAGAAATACCTACTTGGAAACGTTCGCCTCCCGCGTAATTATCGGTTAAACTTTGTGCCCAAAATTTGAGTTCACTATTCGTTCCATCTAACGAAATTTGAGGCGTAAAAATGTAATCATCATTTTCAGGTGTACCACTAGAGCTTCCTGTTGAGTTAAAGCAGTAATAGCCTTTTGTTCCGGAATGAGGATTCCATCCGTCACCAAATACAGGTGTGCCTTGGCTAGGGTTAAAAACAATAAATGTTCCTGTATACCCTTCGTTTGGGAAATCGTTATTATCTGCTGCATAGGTTGTATCGCCATCATTGTCTAACATAGTCCAAGCGCCAACAGGTGTAATTTGCCAATCTGTGTACGATTCAAAACCGTCACTAAATAAAACGGTATTACCTGAACTAGTTGGAGCTGTATCGTCATTAGTAATAGTTATAACGTATGTATTTGTGGTGGCCACTAAATCGCCAGTGGTTGATACATTAACATTTAAAGTAATGGTTTCATCAGTTTCAACCATACCATCTTCATATACGCGTAATGTAATAGTATTGCTTCCCGTTGTATCACCTTGAGGAAATGATACGGAGTTATTAATAAGTTCAAAATCTATATTTTCGGTTGCCGTACCAGAGTGTGATAAAGTTGCTGTTGCCGAAGCATTTCCAGCCTCGCTTGCTGTTAATGTAATTTCAATGTCTTGAAAACCACAGCCATCACCTTCTAAAATTCCAGAAGGTAGGGTAGTACTTATAAGAATAGTAGGTTCTGCACTACCTGTTGTAGAATTTGGTAAATTTGAAATACCATCCGCATTTTCAAGAACAGTTAAAATTCTACTTACTTGATCTGCTGTAAAAATATTCATACACGCGTCATCCGTATAGTCCATATAATTTTCAACCATGTCTCTATTACCATCACAAGTAGTTTGGTTGTTTGTTGGACAACCAAAATTGGAAGTTGAACTTTCTGGAGTATCCGCACAAAAATCGTTTCCACAATTAGAGTCTCCCCATATATGTCTTAATCCAATCCAGTGACCAATTTCGTGTGTTAACGTACGACCAGCATTATAAGGTGCTGCAGTTCCTGGGTTAGTTAAAGAGCCAATACTACCTGGAATGACAACAACGCCATCGGTAAGTGCTGAACCGCCATTTGGATCTAAGCCTGGCAGTGTTGAGTTAGATGGAAATTGTGCGTATCCTAAAACACCACCTCCTAAATTGGCACTCCATATATTAGCGTATAAAGAACGATCCCAAATAGTTGCTGGTTTAATAGTCGCGTTCATGGTATTAGTAGCAATTGTACCAGTATAACCGTAAACTCTATTTATACCAGGTTCTGGTAAAACATTTCCATTAGGATCAACAGCTGCTGGAATAAAGTTTATTTCCGCAGATTCTGCAACAGGATCTGTACTTCCTGAAAGGTTGTTAAAATCTAAATTTAACTGATCTATTTGTGCTTGGATTCTAGCGGCTGAAATATCGTTAGCATCGCCTTGAGAACCGGTTATTACGTGAAAAATAATAGGGATATTAACCACGGCACGTCTGTAAGTTCCATTAGCTTTTTCTAGAGCAATACGTTCTTGACGTTCTTGAATTAAAGGCGCTAACCAGTTTTCAAATTCTTGATCCGATTGAATGTTTGGATTGTTTTGTCTGCGTAAAGCCTCCATTTCTACAGTGGCGCACCTTACAAAACCAGTTTCGTTAAAATGTCTTTGGTTTTCTTCAGTTAATTGAAGCGGTTCGTTAGAGATTGAAGTTGTCAAGGCAGATTTTTGCTGCGCCTGTAAACTAAAAACACTTACAAACAGTAGTAATAAAAAAACTAGTTTAAAGTTGTTTTGTTTCATGATTATAATTTAGAGATTAAATAATTGGAGTAAAAATAGCAAAAAAAACACTAAAGTCAGTGCAATATTTTGGGTTTGTTGGTTAATCAAGTATTAGTATAAAATAAGTGTTGTATTTCTAATTCCTCAAAATAAATGATGAAAATTATTGTTTT
Above is a window of Bizionia sp. M204 DNA encoding:
- the serS gene encoding serine--tRNA ligase, whose amino-acid sequence is MLQVPFIREHKDLVIERLAKRQIDATKMINEVIALDEKRRQEQTLLDNTLSESNTLSKEIGTLYKSGQAEKANALKARTTNLKSQSKELTDTLNETVEALNQLLYQIPNVPNELVPTGNSEDDNEEVFKEGTIPTLHENALPHWELAKKYDIIDFELGNKITGAGFPVYKGKGARLQRALIAYFLDKNTEAGYTEYQLPLLVNEASGFGTGQLPDKEGQMYHVTEDNLYLIPTAEVPGTNIFRDVILNESELPIGITGYTPCFRREAGSYGAHVRGLNRLHQFDKVEILRIERPENSYAALDTMVEHVKGILQELKLPYRILRLCGGDLGFTSAMTYDFEVFSTAQDRWLEISSVSNFETFQANRLKLRFRNSDGKNELAHTLNGSSLALPRVLAGILENYQTPEGIVIPDALIPYTGFSIID
- a CDS encoding T9SS-dependent choice-of-anchor J family protein — its product is MKQNNFKLVFLLLLFVSVFSLQAQQKSALTTSISNEPLQLTEENQRHFNETGFVRCATVEMEALRRQNNPNIQSDQEFENWLAPLIQERQERIALEKANGTYRRAVVNIPIIFHVITGSQGDANDISAARIQAQIDQLNLDFNNLSGSTDPVAESAEINFIPAAVDPNGNVLPEPGINRVYGYTGTIATNTMNATIKPATIWDRSLYANIWSANLGGGVLGYAQFPSNSTLPGLDPNGGSALTDGVVVIPGSIGSLTNPGTAAPYNAGRTLTHEIGHWIGLRHIWGDSNCGNDFCADTPESSTSNFGCPTNNQTTCDGNRDMVENYMDYTDDACMNIFTADQVSRILTVLENADGISNLPNSTTGSAEPTILISTTLPSGILEGDGCGFQDIEITLTASEAGNASATATLSHSGTATENIDFELINNSVSFPQGDTTGSNTITLRVYEDGMVETDETITLNVNVSTTGDLVATTNTYVITITNDDTAPTSSGNTVLFSDGFESYTDWQITPVGAWTMLDNDGDTTYAADNNDFPNEGYTGTFIVFNPSQGTPVFGDGWNPHSGTKGYYCFNSTGSSSGTPENDDYIFTPQISLDGTNSELKFWAQSLTDNYAGGERFQVGISTTDTNPASFTIITPAPYVIPPLEWTEYTYDLSAYDGQDIYITFHVVSADEFVFMLDDVSVTADTTTGAQTLVNTATTAGINEVGMAYFTDTNTGNVMIDVDNTGGFNYACVDVSVSRDVATAGAAAVMYGANTDPDSFVTAKTFNITTTNVSTSDASTINFYFSEAELAGWEALTGNSRSELFVKNELTNEVAAITISAFGSDSKLAASFTSGLEGTYVFGTQLALLSVDAFEMASTLSVYPNPTTSVLNIKTTDANLPDSYAVYNMLGQVVKTATILGASDLQINTSDISNGMYFIKIRKDNSSLTIPFIKK
- a CDS encoding bifunctional riboflavin kinase/FAD synthetase, whose protein sequence is MKIIQTQHSDFENETVVTIGTFDGVHIGHQKIIEKLVTSAKNNALKSAIMTFFPHPRMVLQKDTTIKLLNTIDEKAAIMEAHGLDYLVIKKFTKAFSRLKAEDFVSDILVKQLRAKKVIIGYDHHFGRNRTANIDDLRQFGIDYQFEVEEISAQDINDVSVSSTKIRTALLNGDIKTANSYLGYNYMLTGTVIHGKGLGKEIGFPTANLHIEEHYKLIPADGVYVIKSKINNHIYFGMMNIGTNPTVNPENNQSIEINFFNLEASLYGSKLKIDMLERIRDEQKFNSVTELQAQLEKDKQTALQYIKNHATH
- a CDS encoding HTTM domain-containing protein; this encodes MRLTNFLFKQVDNSALIVFRIIFGLLCLLESIGAIFTGWIKRTLIDPQFTFSFIGFEWLQPLPGNGMYIYYTIMGLFGLFIMLGYKYRVSAFMFTLLWTGTYLMQKSSYNNHYYLLVLLSAIMIILPAHKNVSIDAKLNPKIKEIAMPNWCRYIFVLQMFIVYTYGSIAKLYPDWLDASVMAILMKSKEHYFLIGEFLQNEWMHYFLAYGGILFDGLIIPLLLYKPTRKLAFFASIFFHLFNSFVFQVGIFPYLSLAFALFFFEPKTIHRIFLKRKPFYEGSEVIIPPYKKPMLTVFGIYFLVQILLPLRQHVFPQSVLWTEEGHRMSWRMMLRSKSGHTLYHVVDKKTQVRTTINLDYYLTPKQKRLASAKADVIWQFAQILKEDFAKKGQDVSVFVDCRISVNGRSYIPFINPKIDIAATKWSAFKHSEWILPPKQDYFTR